A genomic window from Cydia amplana chromosome 3, ilCydAmpl1.1, whole genome shotgun sequence includes:
- the LOC134662599 gene encoding uncharacterized protein LOC134662599 gives MKTYAMTSLIFGANCAPFVAQFVKNKNAQRFESSFPAAVDAIVNSHYMDDYIDSLPDEATAIEMVRNVSDIHRAGGFEIRNWTSNSVAVLNSVPKETLGTAAVRFKVGQQHESERTLGLIWYPADDILGFDLSLKRIPSDVLKGENRPTKRLMLRVIMSIFDVLGFLAPFTIQGRIMLQEAWRLQVDWDDYIPDQIYHKWRKWVDLLKVIKDIRIPRWYCTAARNAVRDSQSATARASEMQDCVDVDAAAPAPTFPPAAPATHAPTQGATKGYEGVAASTCATTASSSRYSYYNNLQMHFFSDASTQAMSAVGYWRWEDNGTTYVAFIASKSRVMPVKQLTIPKAELQAALLSARLANAIGKEHKLTPTRRYFWCDSSTAIHWIRNKNRTYKAFEANRLGEIDDLTRVNEWRYISTKLNVADLATRDSFDLALQNEWFKGPSFLYADESQWPKDIIPTGNEEETEECVAVVQVCDEPACIPVPDPQRFSSWLRLTRATATVLKFIARCKGQAAEIDCAMMERAEILLLKYAQNESFGEDLARIKARGALHRASKLLKLSPVLDENELLRVGGRIDAASDVPLDVKRPVILDGRHQVARLIVRYYHVKAAHGSQEMVVNEIKQRYWVIKLRPTVKLVTSRCMLCRIMKSKPQVPRMGDLPEARIEHHQRPFFHCGLDLFGPMEVAVGRRREKRYGVLFTCLTVRAIHIELVASLTTDSLIMALRRMAARRGWPRHLYSDNGTNLRGADTELRRSMEALDMDVLKAEGVNNNMDWTFIPPASPHWGGAWERLIRSVKTALKVVLKERAPRDEVLTTLMAEVENMVNSRPLVHVSVDPADGESLTPNHFLLGSSSRLPIVGEFDDSDLNLRKLWRKAQRLADMFWQRWLREILPTLVPRTKWLEERKPLKVGDLVLVVDPNSPRNMWPKGLITQVMPGGDGRIRVVEVRTATGTYRRSAARIAPIPVSLEC, from the coding sequence ATGAAGACGTACGCGATGACGTCACTTATTTTTGGTGCAAATTGTGCTCCGTTCGTCGCgcaatttgttaaaaataaaaacgcccAGCGATTTGAATCGTCATTTCCCGCCGCCGTCGATGCCATCGTCAACTCGCACTATATGGACGACTACATCGACAGCCTGCCCGACGAGGCGACAGCGATCGAAATGGTAAGAAACGTCAGTGATATCCACAGGGCGGGCGGCTTTGAAATAAGAAACTGGACGAGCAACAGCGTCGCAGTTTTAAACAGCGTGCCAAAGGAGACCTTAGGTACTGCTGCTGTAAGGTTCAAAGTCGGCCAGCAACATGAAAGCGAGCGTACCTTGGGTCTCATTTGGTACCCGGCTGATGACATACTGGGCTTCGATTTGTCATTAAAACGTATACCGAGCGACGTACTTAAAGGTGAGAATAGGCCTACAAAACGTTTAATGCTAAGAGTAATTATGTCAATTTTTGATGTACTAGGTTTCTTAGCACCCTTCACGATTCAAGGCCGAATCATGCTTCAAGAGGCTTGGCGCTTACAGGTGGATTGGGATGATTACATTCCAGATCAGATTTATCACAAGTGGCGAAAGTGGGTTGACCTCCTAAAGGTAATTAAAGATATTCGTATACCTAGGTGGTACTGCACGGCCGCGCGCAATGCGGTAAGGGACAGCCAATCGGCGACAGCGCGTGCGAGCGAAATGCAAGACTGTGTGGATGTCGACGCAGCGGCACCGGCACCTACCTTTCCCCCCGCGGCCCCCGCGACCCACGCGCCTACGCAAGGTGCTACGAAAGGCTACGAGGGCGTAGCGGCATCTACATGTGCTACGACCGCATCGAGTAGTAGgtattcatattataataatttacaaatgcatttttttagcGATGCATCTACTCAGGCGATGTCAGCTGTGGGCTATTGGCGCTGGGAGGATAACGGTACTACTTATGTTGCATTTATTGCAAGCAAAAGCAGAGTTATGCCGGTAAAACAGCTGACTATACCGAAGGCTGAGCTGCAAGCTGCATTGTTGTCGGCAAGACTAGCCAATGCAATTGGAAAGGAGCATAAACTAACGCCTACGAGGCGTTACTTCTGGTGTGACTCCTCAACTGCGATACATTGGATTCGCAACAAAAACCGTACGTATAAGGCCTTTGAAGCAAATCGTTTGGGGGAGATTGACGACCTTACCCGCGTGAACGAGTGGCGGTACATTTCTACGAAACTAAATGTTGCCGATTTAGCTACGCGGGACTCGTTTGATCTAGCCCTACAGAATGAGTGGTTCAAAGGTCCTTCTTTTTTATACGCTGACGAAAGTCAATGGCCTAAAGATATTATACCGACTGGTAACGAGGAGGAGACAGAGGAATGCGTAGCGGTCGTCCAAGTGTGCGACGAACCTGCATGCATACCAGTTCCGGACCCGCAGCGCTTCTCTTCATGGCTTCGTCTCACCCGCGCCACGGCCACGGTGCTAAAGTTCATCGCTAGGTGCAAAGGTCAAGCGGCCGAGATCGACTGCGCAATGATGGAGCGTGCCGAGATATTGCTACTAAAATACGCGCAAAACGAGTCTTTCGGGGAAGACTTAGCCAGAATTAAGGCGCGCGGGGCATTACATCGCGCAAgtaagttattaaaattatcacCCGTTTTAGACGAAAATGAATTACTTCGCGTGGGCGGGCGCATTGACGCCGCATCAGATGTGCCTCTGGACGTCAAGAGACCCGTAATCCTGGACGGCCGTCATCAGGTAGCACGATTAATCGTTCGATATTACCATGTCAAAGCGGCCCATGGAAGTCAGGAGATGGTGGTAAACGAAATTAAACAAAGGTATTGGGTAATTAAACTTAGACCTACTGTTAAACTCGTGACGTCAAGGTGCATGTTGTGCAGGATAATGAAGAGCAAACCTCAGGTACCTCGCATGGGAGATTTGCCAGAGGCCAGAATAGAACACCATCAGCGGCCCTTTTTTCACTGTGGGTTAGACCTTTTTGGGCCAATGGAGGTCGCGGTCGGTCGCCGCAGAGAAAAGAGATATGGTGTTCTATTCACATGCCTCACAGTGCGGGCAATTCATATCGAGCTTGTTGCCTCCCTTACAACTGACTCGCTCATTATGGCGTTGCGACgaatggcggcgcggcgcggctggCCGCGCCATCTGTACTCGGACAACGGTACTAACCTGAGGGGCGCCGACACAGAGTTGCGCCGGTCCATGGAGGCGCTAGATATGGACGTGCTAAAAGCTGAGGGGGTAAATAACAACATGGACTGGACTTTTATTCCCCCCGCCAGCCCTCATTGGGGTGGGGCGTGGGAACGTTTAATACGTTCAGTAAAGACGGCTCTCAAGGTCGTTTTAAAAGAACGAGCACCAAGGGACGAAGTTTTGACCACATTAATGGCAGAAGTTGAGAACATGGTCAACAGTCGTCCATTGGTGCACGTGTCTGTCGATCCTGCTGACGGTGAGTCTCTTACTCCTAATCATTTCCTTTTAGGGTCATCATCGCGACTCCCTATTGTAGGAGAGTTCGATGATTCTGATCTCAACTTGAGGAAACTATGGCGGAAGGCGCAGAGGCTCGCTGACATGTTTTGGCAGAGGTGGCTAAGAGAAATCTTACCCACCCTTGTGCCTAGGACAAAATGGCTGGAGGAGCGGAAGCCGTTAAAGGTAGGAGATCTCGTTCTGGTCGTGGATCCCAACTCTCCCCGTAATATGTGGCCGAAGGGGTTGATCACCCAGGTGATGCCTGGCGGAGACGGCCGCATCCGTGTAGTGGAGGTGAGGACGGCTACCGGGACTTACCGGCGATCCGCGGCACGCATCGCCCCGATTCCCGTAAGTTTAGAGTGCTGA